The Eleginops maclovinus isolate JMC-PN-2008 ecotype Puerto Natales chromosome 24, JC_Emac_rtc_rv5, whole genome shotgun sequence genome contains a region encoding:
- the LOC134861013 gene encoding epithelial cell-transforming sequence 2 oncogene-like: MWSTPHSVKRWQLSGTDCEQVRSTRSDTRLSCWTPLNNQRSNLQLFEERMTLVLHWFDLWTDRQRKHLLHSLLTHCTMSQLKYCRDLLIETVPVTQVDFTAVLPRFLSLYVMSFLSPRDLCSAAQVSWHWRTLSEQDCLWASRCITRGWFLPYTPAEKEYGAWKNHYVSCVSTLDWLTPWEATERYGTLNQQSTVMTEEEEERREERRIRQMIRDKLQEERRQSMRTRRAWGSFTKPGAARGSTQTARPSSGITFSSWPSLSWPPRSVGSPSLCLSMDRGQTMSAAQSREIVQTCSPSRLNNASGALSSFTSRLALTHTVPPIRRTDPALLLLISNRIPAYELLLSGVKAGVIVVLYDHRGTLSALLAQVETAITGQGAQRLGLLAPGGTEEIHLLHRCILSERTLLNPDQRDFWEKLSGWVAPTEEGGGIDIFSPLAACASGAALIQTLSTLTGLEVRTPMGLATGSFQNILSEWSDGSVCTGLSNQRASSPALQFVCESVLQGWCRQAQWMEEALGELRGHLGPQLQQVSLQARGRALGNFLWEKICLEELCVSKDLSEALVEGLIALTRQTETRPLEFLAGFLTRWNKDEGDENKRAADFSSAPHSSQKRFSLIPELPQNALDWRSAAARELLHSECLYLGRLSAVLKVYHEPLTAALNSNRAILSFNDIHIVLSPVTRILELNRVFQVDLQARLQQWGAAQCVGDVLVKLCSKLRVYTNYLNNYPTAIHTIDKCRETKPPFRAFLKRADRTLSTHMLSLQELLLCPLWRIQEYVTLLQALCLHTHTAHPDHTHLSSALNTLVTLRGFVQKLKRNSERDRLMEETQQMIQGCPNLSEGNRQLVITQDAALLGSPDEQIPESLRTYEHVSDVGLFLFSDALVLTRRRVHHTPFTLTYQSAHTFLASVALNSLVVREITHTRYVCHAFVLEGPCRSWVCATERGEEREHFLSVLRPAIESALTGHQ, translated from the exons ATGTGGTCAACTCCTCACTCGGTGAAGCGGTGGCAGCTCAGCGGGACGGACTGTGAGCAGGTCCGCAGCACGCGCTCAGACACGCGCCTCAGCTGCTGGACCCCCCTGAACAACCAGAGGAGCAACCTCCAG TTATTTGAGGAGAGGATGACCCTTGTGCTGCACTGGTTTGACCTGTGGACTGACAGACAGAGGAAACACCTGTTGCACTCTCTGCTCACACATTGCACCATGTCCCAGCTCAA GTACTGCAGAGATCTGCTGATCGAGACGGTTCCTGTGACTCAAGTGGACTTCACGGCGGTGCTGCCACGTTTCCTGTCCCTGTACGTGATGTCATTTCTGTCCCCTCGTGACCTCTGTTCGGCGGCCCAGGTCAGCTGGCACTGGAGAACGCTTTCTGAGCAG GACTGTCTGTGGGCAAGCCGCTGCATCACAAGAGGCTGGTTCCTTCCCTACACTCCGGCAGAGAAAGAATATGGAGCGTGGAAGAACCATTACGTCTCCTGCGTCTCCACCCTTGACTGGCTCACTCCATGGGAGGCAACCGAGCGCTATGGGACCCTTAACCAACAAAGCACAGTgatgacagaggaggaggaggagaggagggaggagaggaggatcaGGCAGATGATCAGAgacaaactacaggaagagagga GACAGTCTATGAGAACCAGGAGAGCCTGGGGCAGCTTCACAAAGCCAGGAGCAGCCAGAGGAAGTACCCAGACAGCGAGGCCCAGCTCTGGAATAACATTTAGCTCTTGGCCCTCACTCTCCTGGCCTCCAAGGTCCGTAGGGTCCCCCAGCCTCTGCCTGAGCATGGACAGAGGACAGACcatgtctgcagctcagagccGGGAGATAGTCCAGACCTGCAGTCCTTCCAG ACTGAACAATGCCAGTGGAGCGCTGTCTTCTTTTACTAGCAGACtcgcactgacacacacagtcccacccATCCGTCGGACCGATCCTGCCCTCTTACTGCTGATCTCCAACAGAATCCCTGCCTatgag CTTCTGCTGAGTGGTGTGAAGGCAGGAGTGATTGTGGTTCTGTACGACCACAGAGGGACTCTCTCAGCTCTGTTAGCCCAGGTGGAGACGGCTATCACTGGGCAGGGAGCTCAGAGACTGGGCCTACTTGCTCCTGGAGGAACTGAAGAAATCCATCTGCTTCACA GGTGTATCTTGTCAGAGAGGACTCTGCTAAACCCGGATCAAAGGGATTTCTGGGAAAAACTTAGTGGCTGGGTGGCACCAactgaggaaggaggagggattGACATCTTCTCCCCGCTAGCTGCTTGTG CATCAGGAGCGGCTCTCATCCAGACTCTCTCTACTCTGACCGGTCTGGAGGTCCGAACACCAATGGGTCTTGCAACCGGAAGTTTTCAGAACA tcctGAGCGAATGGTCTGACGGCAGTGTGTGCACCGGGCTCTCAAACCAACGAGCATCATCCCCGGCgctgcagtttgtgtgtgagagtgtacTGCAGGGCTGGTGCAGACAGGCTCAGTGGATGGAGGAGGCCCTGGGGGAGCTGAGGGGCCATCTGGGGCCACAGCTACAGCAGGTCAGCCTTCAGGCCAGGGGCCGAGCTCTGG GTAATTTCCTGTGGGAGAAAATCTGCCTcgaggagctgtgtgtgtccaAAGATCTCAGTGAGGCGCTGGTAGAGGGACTCATTGCTCTCACAAGACAGACAGAG ACCAGACCTCTGGAGTTTCTTGCTGGTTTCCTGACAAGATGGAATAAGGATGAGGgagatgaaaacaaaagagCAGCTGACTTCTCTTCAGCACCACACAGCTCACAGAAGCGCTTTAGCCTGATACCTGAGCTACCGCAG AACGCGTTAGATTGGAGAAGTGCAGCTGCCAGAGAGCTCCTCCACAGCGAGTGTCTTTACCTGGGCAGACTGAGCGCCGTGCTGAAG GTGTACCACGAGCCTCTTACAGCAGCACTGAACTCCAACAGAGCCATTCTGAGcttcaatgacatccacatTGTCCTCAGCCCTGTCACACGGATACTGGAGCTCAACAG GGTGTTTCAGGTAGATTTACAAGCCCGGCTGCAGCAGTGGGGTGCAGCGCAGTGTGTTGGAGATGTGCTTGTGAAACTGTGCTCAAAACTTAGAGTTTACACCAACTATCTCAACAACTACCCCACTGCCATCCACACCATCGACAAG TGCAGAGAGACAAAGCCGCCATTTCGGGCTTTCCTGAAGAGAGCAGACAGAACTCTTTCCACACACATGCTGag cCTTCAGGAACTGCTGCTGTGTCCATTGTGGAGAATCCAGGAGTATGTGACTCTGCTTCAAGCtctgtgtttacacacacacaccgctcaccctgaccacacacacctctcctctGCCCTCAACACCCTGGTGACATTAAGAGGATTCGTACAGAAG ttGAAGCGTAactcagagagagacaggctgaTGGAGGAAACGCAGCAGATGATCCAAGGATGTCCG aacCTCAGTGAAGGGAACAGGCAGCTGGTAATAACTCAGGATGCTGCTTTGCTCGGGAGCCCTGATGAGCAGATCCCTGAGTCACTCCG GACCTATGAGCATGTGTCAGATGTGGGCCTGTTCCTGTTTAGCGACGCATTGGTGTTGACACGGCGACGTGTTCATCACACACCCTTCACGCTGACCTACCAGAGCGCACACACTTTCCTGGCCTCGGTGGCTCTCAACAGCCTGGTCGTCAgagagatcacacacacacgct ATGTGTGTCATGCCTTTGTCCTGGAGGGTCCTTGTCGTTCCTGGGTGTGtgccacagagagaggagaggagagagagcacttcctgtctgttctgCGTCCAGCCATAGAGTCTGCTCTGACGGGTCATCAGTGA